The following coding sequences lie in one Synergistaceae bacterium genomic window:
- a CDS encoding aldehyde dehydrogenase, with product MAHHEVTPEEIAMLEEMVKKARAAAEVIATYDQDRVDHLCRAICAALYPLKVWGPICDEAVDETR from the coding sequence ATGGCACATCATGAAGTAACACCCGAAGAAATCGCCATGCTCGAAGAAATGGTGAAGAAGGCCAGAGCCGCAGCAGAAGTTATAGCGACTTACGATCAGGACAGAGTCGACCACCTTTGCCGCGCAATTTGTGCAGCACTCTACCCGTTGAAGGTCTGGGGACCGATTTGCGACGAAGCAGTTGACGAGACCAGA